From Astyanax mexicanus isolate ESR-SI-001 chromosome 11, AstMex3_surface, whole genome shotgun sequence, the proteins below share one genomic window:
- the LOC125804932 gene encoding uncharacterized protein LOC125804932, translated as MGSLHNYFRILVSAAPAFPVWLFRFFTTVAMAVFFSRCLQELPKMNINDVHRICKETSKAPTSKLEKGFKLYASSYVHNYEVSNRDRLSGEVSVRALCYRSMRKNESPHSLRIRLRDSSPVVLTHTCCSCVAGTALCNHLVALLFQTAHFSQLSVPVVPPCTETEQRWHKPRTIGVKPGPINSMVITKPVPNRTSQGGVRSGLYRGMVGPLPDPCMFRIAEAYEKFALEDKPLVTTMGMGIKKPAVQCAFGMVQEGSVLSYQQPVLPSRHITLHLDAPSFPHLPLEDHHLDAPTCAFVCTEQELFHLKALEVSLNMAHQIEASTQEQSSCADWHVLHQPRVTASRFREVCHVKGQSSAESLAERIIRGTRQTAEMKRGVEMESGAASEYCKMLNVNYTPCGLVIHPDAPWLGASPDGVVFDPTEYPQFGLVEIKCPNVKNYIDCKYLHMEYGCSKLKKTHAYYWQIQGQLLITGLQWCDFVVWAQEDIFVERIYMDADVQRQIREKTDFFYFYTYMTKYLSMKR; from the exons atgggctctttgcacaactacttccgcattctcgttagtgctgctccagcgtttccgGTTTGGCTTTTCCGGTTTTTCACTACAGTCGCAATGGCAGTGTTTTTCAGCCGGTGTTTGCAAGAGCTTCCCAAAATGAACATAAACGACGTTCATCGGATATGTAAGGAGACCAGCAAAGCCCCCACTAGCAAGCTGGAGAAAGGCTTTAAATTATACGCGTCTTCATACGTACACAACTACGAAG TGTCGAATAGGGACAGGCTGTCAGGTGAAGTCAGCGTGAGAGCCTTGTGCTACAGATCCATGAGGAAGAACGAGTCACCACACAGTTTACGA ATCAGGCTTCGGGATTCTTCTCCTGTTGTGTTGACACACACATGCTGTTCATGTGTCGCAGGCACTGCTCTTTGCAACCACTTAGTGGCTTTGCTTTTCCAAACGGCACATTTTTCTCAgctcagtgtgccagtagtcccCCCCTGTACTGAAACGGAACAACGCTGGCACAAACCTCGGACAATT GGTGTAAAGCCAGGACCCATCAACAGCATGGTGATCACCAAACCTGTGCCAAACCGGACATCTCAAGGTGGGGTTAG aagCGGACTCTACAGAGGCATGGTGGGCCCTTTACCGGACCCATGCATGTTTAGAATTGCAGAGGCTTATGAAAAGTTTGCACTTGAAGACAAGCCACTAGTGACCACCATGGGCATGGGAATAAAGAAGCCAGCTGTTCAGTGTGCTTTTGGTATGGTGCAGGAGGGCAGTGTATTGTCATACCAGCAGCCTGTCTTACCATCACGGCACATCACACTGCATCTTGATGCTCCATCATTTCCTCATCTGCCTCTGGAAGACCACCACCTTGATGCACCCACATGTGCTTTTGTGTGCACTGAACAGGAGCTTTTTCACCTGAAAGCTTTGGAGGTGTCACTTAACATGGCTCACCAAATTGAGGCTTCAACTCAGGAGCAGAGTTCCTGTGCTGACTGGCATGTGCTTCACCAGCCTAGAGTGACAGCCTCACGTTTTCGTGAGGTGTGTCATGTCAAAGGGCAAAGCTCTGCGGAATCCCTAGCTGAGCGCATCATCAGAGGTACCAGACAGACGGCAGAAATGAAGAGAGGTGTAGAGATGGAGTCCGGAGCAGCATCTGAATACTGCAAAATGCTGAATGTTAACTACACTCCATGTGGTCTAGTCATCCACCCAGATGCTCCCTGGCTTGGTGCATCCCCTGATGGTGTTGTATTCGACCCAACTGAATACCCCCAGTTTGGCTTGGTGGAAATAAAATGTCCTAATGTGAAGAACTACATTGACTGTAAGTATCTGCACATGGAGTATGGATGTTCCAAACTAAAGAAGACTCATGCGTATTACTGGCAGATTCAAGGTCAGTTACTGATCACTGGGTTGCAGTGGTGTGATTTCGTGGTGTGGGCTCAGGAAGACATCTTTGTGGAACGGATTTACATGGATGCAGATGTACAGAGGCAAATTCGTGAGAAGACAGACTTTTTTTACTTCTACACATACATGAC